In Patescibacteria group bacterium, a single window of DNA contains:
- a CDS encoding NGG1p interacting factor NIF3, with amino-acid sequence MTLQQIYNLAVSLGIENDLRGKQVVLNHLKRVKEKYEKLPKEKKATFDVEKLTNPFSDTRILYESKKKKEIKKILVGIDMEGEELLLADKLGVNLVIAHHPEGKAYANIHEVMHLQAEVMEMYGVPINVAESLLKPRISEVSRGIAPINHQRAVDMARLLDINFMCSHTACDNMVANFLKKEFDKKKKELVYVEEVMKVLKSIPEYQQAEKMGAGPRLFSGSEENRAGKVALTEITGGTEGTAKIYEKLAQAGIGTVIGMHMSELHKKEAEKAHINAVIAGHMSSDSIGVNLFIDQLEKKGIEIIATSGLIRYSRNKKK; translated from the coding sequence ATGACATTACAACAAATTTACAATTTAGCAGTTAGTTTGGGGATTGAAAATGATTTGCGGGGCAAGCAGGTTGTTTTAAATCATTTGAAAAGAGTAAAAGAAAAATATGAAAAACTGCCTAAAGAAAAAAAGGCCACTTTTGATGTGGAGAAATTAACTAATCCTTTTTCTGACACCAGGATTTTATATGAATCAAAAAAGAAGAAAGAAATTAAGAAAATTTTAGTCGGGATTGATATGGAGGGTGAGGAATTGCTTTTGGCTGATAAATTGGGAGTTAACTTGGTAATTGCCCATCATCCAGAAGGCAAAGCTTATGCAAATATCCATGAGGTCATGCATTTGCAGGCAGAAGTTATGGAAATGTACGGAGTACCGATTAATGTGGCTGAAAGCTTATTAAAACCTAGAATCAGCGAAGTCTCTCGCGGTATTGCGCCAATTAATCATCAGCGCGCAGTTGATATGGCTCGTCTTTTGGATATTAATTTTATGTGCAGCCATACTGCTTGCGATAATATGGTGGCTAATTTTTTGAAAAAAGAATTTGATAAAAAGAAAAAAGAATTAGTTTATGTTGAGGAAGTAATGAAGGTTTTAAAATCAATTCCAGAATATCAGCAGGCGGAAAAAATGGGCGCAGGGCCGCGACTTTTTTCCGGTTCTGAAGAAAATCGCGCTGGCAAAGTTGCCCTGACAGAAATTACAGGCGGCACAGAAGGTACTGCTAAAATTTATGAAAAATTAGCTCAGGCAGGAATCGGCACAGTCATTGGCATGCATATGTCCGAACTTCATAAAAAAGAAGCAGAGAAGGCTCATATTAATGCAGTAATTGCAGGCCACATGTCATCTGATTCAATTGGTGTTAATTTATTTATAGACCAGCTTGAGAAAAAAGGCATTGAGATAATCGCTACTTCTGGATTGATCAGGTATTCCAGAAATAAGAAAAAATAA
- the ileS gene encoding isoleucine--tRNA ligase produces MEVKKSQFAQKEEELVKFWEDKEIFKKTLEKKSPKGDFVFFEGPPTANGKPGIHHVIARAFKDLIPRYKTMQGYKVQRKAGWDTHGLPVELQIEKELKISGKKEIEKLKPTVRESIEYFNQLCKESVFKNLEDWQLLSKRIAFWLDYDNAYITYKPEYIESLWWIIKQIWNKGLLYKGFKVVPYCTRCGTSLSSHEVAQGYKEVEENSVYLKFKLKKGQKFDHLKIDDDTYILSWTTTPWTLPGNVALAVGENIDYVMVKFGKENLVIAKSRLNVIDKLNQEYRAEEYFKGSDLVGLEYEPLFPDVIPAETENLRNAFKVYAADFVTVSDGTGVVHTAVMYGEADYELGEKVSLPKFHSVNELGRFNKILAEYNLLDKYVKDNETEKIIIDYLKANNFLLTEEMYKHDYPFCWRCDTPLLYYAKPSWFIEMTKLKKELLDNAEKINWVPEYIKEGRFGEWLEGNKDWAFSRERYWGTPLPIWQCVKCEQTACVGSYEELEKLSGQKLNKNFDPHRPFIDDLELNCQCGGQMKRVPEVIDVWFDSGSMPFAQWHYPFENKNLIDKKEQFPADYISEAIDQTRGWFYTLLAVSTLLEKGTPYKNVICLGHLNDKFGKKMSKSKGNVVDPWYIINKYSSDALRWHLYTLNQPGDAKNFDEKNVDEVVKKVILIWQNSVKFFKLYQDKKVKSSQDSPNILDKWVLAEFNRLINQVSQYLDEYNIIEAGRKIQDFINVFSTWYLRRSRDRFKGNDEKDKKQALATTHYVLLNLSKICAPFMPFLAEEIYQELEGGKESVHLEDWPKAAADLIDSKLIENMETVRKIIEQALAVRAAAVIKVRQPLNKLYITKKSLPEELYFLIKDEVNVKGIELVDNLPEGKNLKIGADQNYKVCLDIELDKNLQLEGNARELIRQINAQRKEMGLSIGDLVEVVYETKSEALKETLAKFGDEIKANTLTKELVEGKGKEELEINGEKIKIEIIK; encoded by the coding sequence ATGGAAGTTAAAAAAAGTCAATTTGCCCAAAAAGAAGAAGAATTAGTTAAATTTTGGGAAGATAAGGAAATTTTTAAAAAAACTCTGGAGAAAAAAAGTCCCAAGGGTGATTTCGTGTTTTTTGAAGGGCCGCCGACTGCCAATGGCAAACCAGGCATCCATCATGTGATCGCCCGCGCTTTTAAAGATTTGATTCCGCGCTATAAAACAATGCAGGGCTATAAGGTGCAAAGAAAAGCAGGCTGGGATACGCATGGTTTGCCAGTTGAATTGCAGATTGAAAAAGAATTAAAGATTTCCGGCAAGAAAGAAATTGAAAAATTAAAACCAACTGTCAGGGAAAGCATTGAATACTTTAATCAGCTGTGCAAAGAAAGTGTTTTTAAAAATCTTGAAGATTGGCAGCTTCTTTCCAAGCGCATTGCGTTTTGGCTGGATTATGATAATGCCTATATTACTTATAAGCCAGAATACATTGAATCTTTATGGTGGATTATAAAGCAAATTTGGAATAAGGGCTTGCTTTATAAAGGTTTTAAAGTCGTGCCTTATTGCACCCGTTGCGGCACCTCGCTTTCTTCCCATGAAGTTGCCCAGGGCTATAAAGAGGTTGAAGAAAATTCAGTTTATTTAAAATTTAAATTAAAAAAAGGACAAAAATTTGACCATCTTAAAATTGATGATGATACATATATTCTTTCCTGGACAACTACGCCCTGGACTTTGCCAGGCAATGTGGCTCTGGCCGTGGGAGAAAATATAGATTATGTAATGGTAAAATTTGGCAAAGAGAATTTGGTTATTGCCAAGTCCAGATTGAATGTAATTGACAAATTAAACCAAGAATATCGCGCAGAGGAGTATTTTAAAGGCAGTGATTTAGTAGGTTTGGAATATGAGCCGCTTTTTCCCGATGTTATTCCCGCAGAAACAGAAAATCTAAGAAATGCATTCAAGGTTTATGCGGCTGATTTTGTGACTGTTAGCGATGGTACTGGCGTAGTTCATACTGCCGTAATGTATGGCGAAGCTGATTATGAGTTGGGCGAGAAGGTAAGTTTGCCGAAATTTCATTCTGTTAATGAGCTCGGCAGATTTAACAAAATTTTGGCTGAATATAATCTGCTGGATAAATATGTTAAAGATAATGAAACAGAGAAAATAATTATTGATTATTTAAAAGCCAATAATTTTTTACTGACTGAAGAAATGTATAAGCATGATTATCCGTTTTGCTGGCGTTGCGATACTCCTTTGCTTTATTATGCCAAACCCTCATGGTTTATTGAAATGACCAAGCTAAAAAAAGAACTCTTAGATAATGCAGAAAAAATAAATTGGGTGCCCGAATATATCAAAGAAGGCAGGTTTGGCGAATGGCTGGAAGGCAATAAAGACTGGGCATTTTCCCGCGAAAGATATTGGGGCACGCCTTTACCGATCTGGCAATGCGTTAAATGCGAACAAACAGCATGTGTGGGCAGTTACGAAGAATTAGAAAAACTATCTGGCCAGAAATTAAATAAAAATTTTGATCCGCATCGTCCTTTTATTGATGACTTGGAATTAAATTGCCAGTGCGGCGGCCAGATGAAAAGAGTGCCAGAAGTGATTGATGTCTGGTTTGATTCAGGCTCTATGCCATTTGCCCAGTGGCATTATCCTTTTGAAAATAAAAATTTAATTGACAAAAAAGAACAATTTCCCGCGGATTATATAAGTGAAGCAATTGATCAAACCAGAGGCTGGTTTTATACCTTGCTTGCTGTTTCAACTTTATTGGAAAAAGGCACGCCATATAAAAATGTTATTTGTTTAGGGCATTTGAATGATAAGTTTGGCAAAAAAATGAGCAAGTCAAAAGGCAATGTGGTAGATCCTTGGTACATTATAAATAAATACAGTTCAGATGCCTTACGCTGGCATTTGTACACTCTTAATCAACCGGGCGATGCGAAAAATTTTGATGAAAAAAATGTTGACGAGGTGGTGAAAAAAGTAATTTTGATCTGGCAAAATTCAGTCAAATTTTTCAAGCTTTATCAAGATAAGAAGGTCAAGTCTAGCCAGGATTCGCCAAATATCTTGGACAAATGGGTTTTGGCTGAATTTAACAGGCTGATTAATCAGGTCAGCCAGTATTTAGATGAATATAATATTATTGAAGCAGGCAGGAAAATTCAGGACTTTATAAATGTTTTTTCCACCTGGTATTTGCGCCGCAGCCGTGACAGGTTTAAGGGCAATGACGAGAAAGATAAAAAACAAGCGCTGGCTACGACCCATTATGTCTTATTGAATTTAAGTAAAATTTGCGCGCCATTTATGCCTTTTTTGGCAGAAGAAATCTATCAAGAACTTGAGGGCGGTAAAGAAAGCGTTCATTTGGAAGACTGGCCAAAAGCGGCGGCTGATTTAATTGATAGCAAGCTGATAGAAAATATGGAAACAGTCAGGAAAATAATTGAACAGGCTTTAGCGGTGCGCGCCGCTGCGGTTATAAAAGTTAGACAACCTTTGAATAAACTTTATATTACTAAAAAGTCATTGCCTGAAGAATTATATTTTTTAATTAAAGATGAAGTTAATGTTAAAGGAATTGAATTAGTGGATAATTTACCGGAAGGTAAAAATTTAAAAATCGGCGCTGATCAGAATTATAAGGTTTGTCTAGACATTGAACTTGATAAAAATTTGCAATTAGAAGGCAATGCCAGAGAATTAATTCGCCAGATCAATGCCCAGAGAAAAGAAATGGGCTTATCTATCGGTGATTTAGTTGAGGTTGTTTATGAAACAAAATCCGAAGCGCTTAAAGAAACCCTAGCCAAATTTGGTGATGAAATTAAAGCTAATACTTTAACTAAGGAATTAGTTGAGGGTAAGGGGAAAGAAGAATTGGAGATTAATGGAGAGAAAATTAAAATTGAGATTATAAAATAA